The following coding sequences lie in one Xiphophorus maculatus strain JP 163 A chromosome 4, X_maculatus-5.0-male, whole genome shotgun sequence genomic window:
- the LOC102216933 gene encoding tight junction protein ZO-1-like isoform X5, producing MVTPQEGDASPSDASGSSSGPVGATAGAGAISLPATSTLSLPLSQAKPSLRRIKGRIHRSKSLDSMDLLDSNSAAMEETIIWEQHTVTLHRAPGFGFGIAISGGRDNPHFQSGETSIVISDVLKGGPAEGLLQENDRVVMVNGVSMDNVEHAYAVQQLRKSGKNAKITIRRKRKVQIPVSKPGDRETMSEHEEEYSDEDDGYDRQGQGDRNRQSAFGGTSGGAGRRHDRERSNSGRRDHSNSRERSISPRSDHRSHSSSAPAKPSKVTLVKSRKNEEYGLRLASHIFVKDISPESLAARDGNIREGDVVLKINGTVTENLSLIDAKKLIERSKGKLKMVVQRDERATLLNIPDLDDSIPSANNSDRDDISEIHSLTSDHSNRSHGIGQSHSPDRPETADLPRQSPRQISNGSYRSREEDRISKPGGMSTPVKIFDDGVLSQASDQASSINDKQLPPLPEPKPVYAQPGQPDVDLPVSPSDAPVPSAAHDESILRPSMKLVKFKKGESVGLRLAGGNDVGIFVAGVLEDSPAAKEGLEEGDQILRVNNVDFANIIREEAVLFLLDLPRGDMVTILAQKKKDVYRKIVESDVGDSFYIRTHFEYEKESPYGLSFNKGEVFRVVDTLYNGKLGSWLAIRIGKNHQEVERGIIPNKNRAEQLSSVQYTLPKTPGGDRADFWRFRGLRSSKRNLRKSREDLSAQPVQTKFPAYERVVLREAGFLRPVVIFGPIADVAREKLAREEPDIFELAKTQQQQGGERSEPRDAGTNQKSSGIIRLHTIKQIIDKDKHAVLDITPNAVDRLNYAQWYPIVVFLNPDTKQGVKNMRTRLCPDSRKSARKLFDRALKLRKNNHHLFTTTINLNSMNDGWFGALKEIIQQQQNQLVWVSEGKADGATDDDLDLHDDRLSYLSAPGSEYSMYSTDSRHTSDYEDTDTEGGAYTDQELDETLNDDVGLPAEPAITRSSEPVREEPPVIQEPPGYVAYSHSAQPDPLNRIDPAGFKAPVPQQKAEATPSISRQPEPLAEAVPPAADVTVKTVGALSLDEVPAAPYSKPSPSQEAGSLRRPTPELAPQSVTPEPLRSGLAGPEPKMFQKDPYGMENTGRITNSMKAVNYNPPQPYHPDQQSYRDYDHPPNRYDVSSGAGSYPESQYRSNDHIPLYENSVPQYDQQQWNPYGQPPSASNSQGYDLRLRYSDGSDAQYTPPLRYDEPPPQQGFDVRPRYGKPTGPGPVHYDDLPPPPQGSDLGYNQDSHLGYPSASRSPELAPQRPAYNQGPSLQPKGYKPQHYDPTPANSVASLTPPPKAETDSPSPVEVAQLAPSRDEPQEEDPAMRPQSVLTRVKMFENKRSVSVDRARDAGESTGNRAADLPLKAGGVIPKANSLSNLDQEKNFRAPEPQRLQSKAVDDIVRSNHYDPDEDEDYYRKQLSYFDRLQTGPNKSQPQAQTTHSFPRTESVDKPSPLEKKYEPVPQVTPSLPPATLPKPSAEVKPPARENTVQSNFLPQKSFPEKSPVNGTSEQPPKTTGAPSSFNRFVPKPFTTSAKPFARMFDSPKFNHNLLSNDKPEIAPKGPTSTAVKPQIPPQPQNADHDSGVDTFTRTVDNRPKHQQNNVNAVPKAIPVSPSALEDDEDEDEGHTVVATARGIFNSNGGVLSSIETGVSIIIPQGAIPDGVEQEIYFKVCRDNSILPPLDKEKGETLLSPLVMCGPHGLKFLKPVELRLPHCASMTPDGWSFALKSSDSSSGDPKSWQNKSLPGDPNYLVGANCVSVLIDHF from the exons AGTGCAGCAATGGAAGAAACAATAATATGGGAACAGCACACAGTGACTCTTCACAGG GCACCTGGATTTGGGTTTGGGATTGCCATCTCCGGTGGACGAGACAACCCTCACTTCCAGAGTGGAGAGACGTCCATTGTTATATCCGATGTGTTGAAAGGAGGACCTGCAGAGGGTCTGCTACA AGAAAACGATCGAGTCGTGATGGTCAACGGCGTCTCCATGGATAACGTAGAACATGCATATGCTGTTCAGCAGCTGCGCAAGAGTGGCAAAAACGCAAAGATT aCTATTCGTCggaaaagaaaagtacaaatCCCAGTTTCCAAGCCCGGCGATAGGGAGACGATGTCCGAGCACGAGGAAGAGTACAGCGATGAGGACGACGGTTACGATCGCCAAGGTCAAGGCGATCGTAACCGCCAAAGTGCCTTCGGGGGCACAAGCGGAGGCGCTGGCAGGCGTCACGACAGGGAGCGGAGCAACAGCGGGAGGCGGGATCACAGTAACTCACGGGAGAGAAGCATCTCACCACGATCTGATCACCGATCACATTCCTCATCTGCTCCTGCTAAGCCCTCCAAGGTCACCCTAGTCAAGTCTCGCAAAAATGAAG AATATGGCCTACGGCTGGCCAGCCACATCTTCGTGAAAGACATTTCTCCAGAGAGCCTGGCTGCCAGAGATGGAAACATCCGGGAGGGAGATGTTGTGCTAAAG ATCAATGGCACCGTTACAGAGAACCTCTCGCTGATAGATGCCAAGAAACTGATTGAGAGGTCAAAGGGCAAGCTGAAGATGGTGGTGCAGAGAGATGAAAGAGCCACGCTGCTCAACATTCCCGACCTTGACGATAGCATCCCGTCAGCCAATAACTCAGACAGAGATG ACATTTCAGAGATCCATTCGCTGACATCTGACCATTCCAACCGATCCCATGGGATAGGCCAATCACACTCACCTGACAGGCCGGAGACCGCAGACCTCCCCCGTCAATCCCCTCGGCAGATAAGCAACGGCAG cTATCGAAGTCGAGAGGAGGACCGCATCTCCAAACCAGGAGGCATGTCCACTCCGGTCAAAATCTTTGATGACGGTGTTTTGTCTCAGGCCAGCGACCAGGCCAGCTCCATCAATGACAAACAGTTACCTCCGCTGCCTG AACCAAAGCCAGTTTATGCACAGCCTGGTCAGCCAGATGTAGACCTGCCTGTCAGCCCCTCTGATGCACCGGTGCCCAGCGCCGCTCACGACGAAAGCATCCTCAG GCCAAGTATGAAGTTGGTCAAATTCAAGAAGGGAGAGAGTGTTGGGCTGCGGTTAGCAGGGGGGAACGACGTGGGAATATTTGTGGCAGGAGTTTTAGAGGATAGTCCAGCTGCCAAGGAGGGGTTGGAGGAGGGGGACCAGATTCTCAGG GTCAACAATGTGGACTTTGCCAACATCATCCGAGAAGAggcagttttgtttctgctggaTCTCCCAAGAGGAGACATGGTTACCATTCTggcacagaagaaaaaagatg TGTATAGGAAGATTGTGGAGTCGGACGTCGGTGACTCCTTCTACATTCGGACACATTTCGAGTATGAAAAGGAATCTCCGTACGGCTTGAGCTTTAACAAGGGTGAGGTTTTCCGTGTGGTAGATACGCTCTACAATGGCAAGTTGGGTTCCTGGCTCGCTATCCGCATTGGGAAGAATCACCAAGAAGTGGAAAGAGGCATCATTCCCAACAagaacag aGCGGAGCAGCTATCTAGTGTGCAGTACACCCTTCCTAAAACTCCAGGGGGCGACAGAGCAGACTTCTGGAGGTTCAGAGGGTTGCGAAGTTCTAAGAGGAATTTGCGGAAAAGCCGGGAGGACCTGTCGGCTCAGCCGGTTCAGACCAAGTTCCCAGCCTACGAGAGGGTTGTGCTGAGGGAAG CTGGATTCCTGAGGCCAGTGGTTATCTTTGGGCCAATTGCAGATGTGGCCAGAGAGAAACTGGCCAGGGAGGAGCCGGACATTTTTGAGCTAGCAA aaacacagcaacaacaaggAGGGGAAA GGAGCGAACCGAGGGACGCAGGAACCAACCAGAAAAGCTCGGGCATCATTCGCCTGCATACCATCAAGCAAATCATTGATAAA GACAAGCATGCGGTTCTGGACATCACCCCCAACGCTGTGGACCGTCTGAACTACGCTCAGTGGTATCCCATCGTTGTGTTTCTAAACCCAGACACCAAACAGGGGGTCAAGAACATGAGGACACGGCTCTGCCCCGATTCCAGAAAGAGTGCTAGAAAGCTTTTTGATCGAGCTCTCAAGTTACGGAAGAACAACCACCACCTCTTCACCA CAACCATTAACCTGAACAGCATGAATGACGGTTGGTTTGGAGCCCTGAAAGAAAtaatccagcagcagcagaaccagttgGTGTGGGTGTCAGAAGGAAAG GCTGATGGGGCAACCGATGACGACCTAGACCTCCATGACGACCGCCTCTCCTACCTGTCGGCACCGGGCAGTGAGTATTCCATGTACAGCACCGACAGCCGGCACACCTCTGACTACGAGGACACGGACACGGAGGGCGGGGCCTACACCGACCAGGAGTTGGACGAGACGCTGAACGACGACGTGGGTCTGCCCGCCGAGCCGGCCATCACACGCTCTTCGGAGCCCGTACGTGAGGAGCCGCCAGTCATCCAGGAGCCCCCCGGCTACGTGGCCTACTCTCACTCGGCGCAGCCGGACCCGCTGAACCGCATCGATCCGGCTGGGTTCAAAGCCCCAGTGCCGCAGCAG AAAGCAGAGGCCACGCCTAGCATCTCCAGGCAGCCTGAGCCCCTGGCTGAGGCAGTGCCCCCTGCTGCCGACGTTACTGTAAAAACTGTAGGGGCTCTGAGCCTTGATGAGGTTCCTGCAGCTCCTTACAGCAAGCCGAGCCCCAGCCAAGAGGCTGGCTCGCTTAGGAGGCCCACCCCTGAGCTAGCACCTCAGAGCGTCACCCCAGAGCCTCTACGGTCCGGACTGGCTGGTCCAGAACCAAAG ATGTTTCAGAAGGATCCTTACGGCATGGAAAACACAGGGAGAATCACTAACAGCATGAAGGCTGTCAATTACAACCCTCCGCAGCCGTACCACCCCGACCAGCAGTCGTACCGGGATTACGACCACCCGCCGAATCGCTATGACGTCAGCAGCGGGGCCGGGTCTTACCCGGAGTCGCAGTACAGAAGCAACGACCACATCCCGCTCTATGAGAACAGCGTGCCTCAGTACGACCAGCAGCAGTGGAATCCCTACGGCCAGCCGCCCTCTGCTTCCAACTCCCAGGGTTACGATCTCCGGCTGCGTTACAGTGATGGCTCCGATGCGCAGTACACCCCACCTCTACGCTACGACGAACCCCCACCACAGCAGGGATTCGATGTGCGACCTCGCTACGGCAAACCTACAGGTCCGGGCCCGGTTCATTACGACGACCTCCCGCCGCCTCCTCAAGGATCTGACCTCGGCTACAACCAGGATTCCCACCTGGGGTATCCCTCAGCCAGCCGATCCCCAGAACTAGCCCCTCAACGACCCGCCTATAACCAAGGACCCAGCTTGCAGCCGAAAGGCTACAAACCTCAGCACTACGACCCGACTCCAGCAAACTCTGTAGCCAGCCTTACTCCTCCTCCTAAAGCCGAGACAGACTCGCCTTCCCCTGTGGAAGTTGCTCAACTCGCACCTTCCAGAGACGAGCCGCAGGAGGAAGACCCTGCCATGCGACCCCAGTCGGTCCTCACCAGGGTCAAGATGTTTGAGAACAAACGGTCTGTGTCTGTGGACCGCGCCAGAGATGCAGGGGAATCCACTGGAAACAGG GCAGCTGATTTACCCCTGAAAGCAGGTGGTGTGATCCCTAAAGCAAATTCTCTGAGCAACCTGGATCAAGAGAAGAACTTTAG AGCTCCAGAGCCCCAGAGACTGCAGTCCAAGGCAGTCGATGACATTGTCCGCTCTAACCATTACGATCCTGATGAGGACGAGGATTACTACAGGAAGCAGCTGTCCTACTTTGACAGACTTCAGACCGGCCCTAACAAATCCCAGCCACAAGCACAAACAACTCACAGCTTCCCCAG GACTGAGTCCGTAGACAAACCGAGTCCACTGGAGAAAAAGTATGAACCGGTTCCTCAGGTTACCCCCTCTCTGCCACCAGCCACACTGCCTAAACCGTCAGCTGAAG TCAAGCCTCCAGCCCGAGAAAACACTGTCCAGAGCAACTTCCTGCCTCAGAAGAGTTTCCCCGAAAAGTCTCCAGTTAACGGCACAAGCGAGCAGCCTCCAAAGACGACGGGGGCGCCGTCTAGCTTTAACCGCTTCGTTCCCAAGCCCTTCACCACCTCAGCCAAACCTTTCGCGCGGATGTTCGACAGTCCGAAATTCAACCACAATCTTCTGTCCAACGATAAACCTGAGATTGCACCAAAG GGTCCAACCTCCACTGCAGTAAAGCCTCAGATCCCCCCGCAGCCTCAGAACGCGGACCACGACAGCGGCGTGGACACCTTCACACGCACTGTGGATAACCGCCCCAAACACCAGCAGAATAACGTCAACGCCGTTCCCAAGGCCATCCCTGTGAG CCCGAGCGCCCTCGAAGACGACGAGGATGAAGACGAGGGTCACACTGTGGTCGCCACCGCTCGCGGCATCTTCAACAGTAACGGCGGCGTCCTGAGCTCCATCGAAACAGGTGTCAGCATAATTATCCCGCAGGGTGCCATCCCCGACGGAGTGGAGCAGGAGATCTACTTCAAGGTCTGCCGAGACAACAGCATCCTGCCGCCGCTCGACAAGGAGAAAG
- the LOC102216933 gene encoding tight junction protein ZO-1-like isoform X4 gives MKYQKYITVMQMAMGVTASNKDCLPTKRQLWVTPQEGDASPSDASGSSSGPVGATAGAGAISLPATSTLSLPLSQAKPSLRRIKGRIHRSKSLDSMDLLDSNSAAMEETIIWEQHTVTLHRAPGFGFGIAISGGRDNPHFQSGETSIVISDVLKGGPAEGLLQENDRVVMVNGVSMDNVEHAYAVQQLRKSGKNAKITIRRKRKVQIPVSKPGDRETMSEHEEEYSDEDDGYDRQGQGDRNRQSAFGGTSGGAGRRHDRERSNSGRRDHSNSRERSISPRSDHRSHSSSAPAKPSKVTLVKSRKNEEYGLRLASHIFVKDISPESLAARDGNIREGDVVLKINGTVTENLSLIDAKKLIERSKGKLKMVVQRDERATLLNIPDLDDSIPSANNSDRDDISEIHSLTSDHSNRSHGIGQSHSPDRPETADLPRQSPRQISNGSYRSREEDRISKPGGMSTPVKIFDDGVLSQASDQASSINDKQLPPLPEPKPVYAQPGQPDVDLPVSPSDAPVPSAAHDESILRPSMKLVKFKKGESVGLRLAGGNDVGIFVAGVLEDSPAAKEGLEEGDQILRVNNVDFANIIREEAVLFLLDLPRGDMVTILAQKKKDVYRKIVESDVGDSFYIRTHFEYEKESPYGLSFNKGEVFRVVDTLYNGKLGSWLAIRIGKNHQEVERGIIPNKNRAEQLSSVQYTLPKTPGGDRADFWRFRGLRSSKRNLRKSREDLSAQPVQTKFPAYERVVLREAGFLRPVVIFGPIADVAREKLAREEPDIFELAKTQQQQGGERSEPRDAGTNQKSSGIIRLHTIKQIIDKDKHAVLDITPNAVDRLNYAQWYPIVVFLNPDTKQGVKNMRTRLCPDSRKSARKLFDRALKLRKNNHHLFTTTINLNSMNDGWFGALKEIIQQQQNQLVWVSEGKADGATDDDLDLHDDRLSYLSAPGSEYSMYSTDSRHTSDYEDTDTEGGAYTDQELDETLNDDVGLPAEPAITRSSEPVREEPPVIQEPPGYVAYSHSAQPDPLNRIDPAGFKAPVPQQKAEATPSISRQPEPLAEAVPPAADVTVKTVGALSLDEVPAAPYSKPSPSQEAGSLRRPTPELAPQSVTPEPLRSGLAGPEPKMFQKDPYGMENTGRITNSMKAVNYNPPQPYHPDQQSYRDYDHPPNRYDVSSGAGSYPESQYRSNDHIPLYENSVPQYDQQQWNPYGQPPSASNSQGYDLRLRYSDGSDAQYTPPLRYDEPPPQQGFDVRPRYGKPTGPGPVHYDDLPPPPQGSDLGYNQDSHLGYPSASRSPELAPQRPAYNQGPSLQPKGYKPQHYDPTPANSVASLTPPPKAETDSPSPVEVAQLAPSRDEPQEEDPAMRPQSVLTRVKMFENKRSVSVDRARDAGESTGNRAADLPLKAGGVIPKANSLSNLDQEKNFRAPEPQRLQSKAVDDIVRSNHYDPDEDEDYYRKQLSYFDRLQTGPNKSQPQAQTTHSFPRTESVDKPSPLEKKYEPVPQVTPSLPPATLPKPSAEVKPPARENTVQSNFLPQKSFPEKSPVNGTSEQPPKTTGAPSSFNRFVPKPFTTSAKPFARMFDSPKFNHNLLSNDKPEIAPKGPTSTAVKPQIPPQPQNADHDSGVDTFTRTVDNRPKHQQNNVNAVPKAIPVSPSALEDDEDEDEGHTVVATARGIFNSNGGVLSSIETGVSIIIPQGAIPDGVEQEIYFKVCRDNSILPPLDKEKGETLLSPLVMCGPHGLKFLKPVELRLPHCDPKSWQNKSLPGDPNYLVGANCVSVLIDHF, from the exons AGTGCAGCAATGGAAGAAACAATAATATGGGAACAGCACACAGTGACTCTTCACAGG GCACCTGGATTTGGGTTTGGGATTGCCATCTCCGGTGGACGAGACAACCCTCACTTCCAGAGTGGAGAGACGTCCATTGTTATATCCGATGTGTTGAAAGGAGGACCTGCAGAGGGTCTGCTACA AGAAAACGATCGAGTCGTGATGGTCAACGGCGTCTCCATGGATAACGTAGAACATGCATATGCTGTTCAGCAGCTGCGCAAGAGTGGCAAAAACGCAAAGATT aCTATTCGTCggaaaagaaaagtacaaatCCCAGTTTCCAAGCCCGGCGATAGGGAGACGATGTCCGAGCACGAGGAAGAGTACAGCGATGAGGACGACGGTTACGATCGCCAAGGTCAAGGCGATCGTAACCGCCAAAGTGCCTTCGGGGGCACAAGCGGAGGCGCTGGCAGGCGTCACGACAGGGAGCGGAGCAACAGCGGGAGGCGGGATCACAGTAACTCACGGGAGAGAAGCATCTCACCACGATCTGATCACCGATCACATTCCTCATCTGCTCCTGCTAAGCCCTCCAAGGTCACCCTAGTCAAGTCTCGCAAAAATGAAG AATATGGCCTACGGCTGGCCAGCCACATCTTCGTGAAAGACATTTCTCCAGAGAGCCTGGCTGCCAGAGATGGAAACATCCGGGAGGGAGATGTTGTGCTAAAG ATCAATGGCACCGTTACAGAGAACCTCTCGCTGATAGATGCCAAGAAACTGATTGAGAGGTCAAAGGGCAAGCTGAAGATGGTGGTGCAGAGAGATGAAAGAGCCACGCTGCTCAACATTCCCGACCTTGACGATAGCATCCCGTCAGCCAATAACTCAGACAGAGATG ACATTTCAGAGATCCATTCGCTGACATCTGACCATTCCAACCGATCCCATGGGATAGGCCAATCACACTCACCTGACAGGCCGGAGACCGCAGACCTCCCCCGTCAATCCCCTCGGCAGATAAGCAACGGCAG cTATCGAAGTCGAGAGGAGGACCGCATCTCCAAACCAGGAGGCATGTCCACTCCGGTCAAAATCTTTGATGACGGTGTTTTGTCTCAGGCCAGCGACCAGGCCAGCTCCATCAATGACAAACAGTTACCTCCGCTGCCTG AACCAAAGCCAGTTTATGCACAGCCTGGTCAGCCAGATGTAGACCTGCCTGTCAGCCCCTCTGATGCACCGGTGCCCAGCGCCGCTCACGACGAAAGCATCCTCAG GCCAAGTATGAAGTTGGTCAAATTCAAGAAGGGAGAGAGTGTTGGGCTGCGGTTAGCAGGGGGGAACGACGTGGGAATATTTGTGGCAGGAGTTTTAGAGGATAGTCCAGCTGCCAAGGAGGGGTTGGAGGAGGGGGACCAGATTCTCAGG GTCAACAATGTGGACTTTGCCAACATCATCCGAGAAGAggcagttttgtttctgctggaTCTCCCAAGAGGAGACATGGTTACCATTCTggcacagaagaaaaaagatg TGTATAGGAAGATTGTGGAGTCGGACGTCGGTGACTCCTTCTACATTCGGACACATTTCGAGTATGAAAAGGAATCTCCGTACGGCTTGAGCTTTAACAAGGGTGAGGTTTTCCGTGTGGTAGATACGCTCTACAATGGCAAGTTGGGTTCCTGGCTCGCTATCCGCATTGGGAAGAATCACCAAGAAGTGGAAAGAGGCATCATTCCCAACAagaacag aGCGGAGCAGCTATCTAGTGTGCAGTACACCCTTCCTAAAACTCCAGGGGGCGACAGAGCAGACTTCTGGAGGTTCAGAGGGTTGCGAAGTTCTAAGAGGAATTTGCGGAAAAGCCGGGAGGACCTGTCGGCTCAGCCGGTTCAGACCAAGTTCCCAGCCTACGAGAGGGTTGTGCTGAGGGAAG CTGGATTCCTGAGGCCAGTGGTTATCTTTGGGCCAATTGCAGATGTGGCCAGAGAGAAACTGGCCAGGGAGGAGCCGGACATTTTTGAGCTAGCAA aaacacagcaacaacaaggAGGGGAAA GGAGCGAACCGAGGGACGCAGGAACCAACCAGAAAAGCTCGGGCATCATTCGCCTGCATACCATCAAGCAAATCATTGATAAA GACAAGCATGCGGTTCTGGACATCACCCCCAACGCTGTGGACCGTCTGAACTACGCTCAGTGGTATCCCATCGTTGTGTTTCTAAACCCAGACACCAAACAGGGGGTCAAGAACATGAGGACACGGCTCTGCCCCGATTCCAGAAAGAGTGCTAGAAAGCTTTTTGATCGAGCTCTCAAGTTACGGAAGAACAACCACCACCTCTTCACCA CAACCATTAACCTGAACAGCATGAATGACGGTTGGTTTGGAGCCCTGAAAGAAAtaatccagcagcagcagaaccagttgGTGTGGGTGTCAGAAGGAAAG GCTGATGGGGCAACCGATGACGACCTAGACCTCCATGACGACCGCCTCTCCTACCTGTCGGCACCGGGCAGTGAGTATTCCATGTACAGCACCGACAGCCGGCACACCTCTGACTACGAGGACACGGACACGGAGGGCGGGGCCTACACCGACCAGGAGTTGGACGAGACGCTGAACGACGACGTGGGTCTGCCCGCCGAGCCGGCCATCACACGCTCTTCGGAGCCCGTACGTGAGGAGCCGCCAGTCATCCAGGAGCCCCCCGGCTACGTGGCCTACTCTCACTCGGCGCAGCCGGACCCGCTGAACCGCATCGATCCGGCTGGGTTCAAAGCCCCAGTGCCGCAGCAG AAAGCAGAGGCCACGCCTAGCATCTCCAGGCAGCCTGAGCCCCTGGCTGAGGCAGTGCCCCCTGCTGCCGACGTTACTGTAAAAACTGTAGGGGCTCTGAGCCTTGATGAGGTTCCTGCAGCTCCTTACAGCAAGCCGAGCCCCAGCCAAGAGGCTGGCTCGCTTAGGAGGCCCACCCCTGAGCTAGCACCTCAGAGCGTCACCCCAGAGCCTCTACGGTCCGGACTGGCTGGTCCAGAACCAAAG ATGTTTCAGAAGGATCCTTACGGCATGGAAAACACAGGGAGAATCACTAACAGCATGAAGGCTGTCAATTACAACCCTCCGCAGCCGTACCACCCCGACCAGCAGTCGTACCGGGATTACGACCACCCGCCGAATCGCTATGACGTCAGCAGCGGGGCCGGGTCTTACCCGGAGTCGCAGTACAGAAGCAACGACCACATCCCGCTCTATGAGAACAGCGTGCCTCAGTACGACCAGCAGCAGTGGAATCCCTACGGCCAGCCGCCCTCTGCTTCCAACTCCCAGGGTTACGATCTCCGGCTGCGTTACAGTGATGGCTCCGATGCGCAGTACACCCCACCTCTACGCTACGACGAACCCCCACCACAGCAGGGATTCGATGTGCGACCTCGCTACGGCAAACCTACAGGTCCGGGCCCGGTTCATTACGACGACCTCCCGCCGCCTCCTCAAGGATCTGACCTCGGCTACAACCAGGATTCCCACCTGGGGTATCCCTCAGCCAGCCGATCCCCAGAACTAGCCCCTCAACGACCCGCCTATAACCAAGGACCCAGCTTGCAGCCGAAAGGCTACAAACCTCAGCACTACGACCCGACTCCAGCAAACTCTGTAGCCAGCCTTACTCCTCCTCCTAAAGCCGAGACAGACTCGCCTTCCCCTGTGGAAGTTGCTCAACTCGCACCTTCCAGAGACGAGCCGCAGGAGGAAGACCCTGCCATGCGACCCCAGTCGGTCCTCACCAGGGTCAAGATGTTTGAGAACAAACGGTCTGTGTCTGTGGACCGCGCCAGAGATGCAGGGGAATCCACTGGAAACAGG GCAGCTGATTTACCCCTGAAAGCAGGTGGTGTGATCCCTAAAGCAAATTCTCTGAGCAACCTGGATCAAGAGAAGAACTTTAG AGCTCCAGAGCCCCAGAGACTGCAGTCCAAGGCAGTCGATGACATTGTCCGCTCTAACCATTACGATCCTGATGAGGACGAGGATTACTACAGGAAGCAGCTGTCCTACTTTGACAGACTTCAGACCGGCCCTAACAAATCCCAGCCACAAGCACAAACAACTCACAGCTTCCCCAG GACTGAGTCCGTAGACAAACCGAGTCCACTGGAGAAAAAGTATGAACCGGTTCCTCAGGTTACCCCCTCTCTGCCACCAGCCACACTGCCTAAACCGTCAGCTGAAG TCAAGCCTCCAGCCCGAGAAAACACTGTCCAGAGCAACTTCCTGCCTCAGAAGAGTTTCCCCGAAAAGTCTCCAGTTAACGGCACAAGCGAGCAGCCTCCAAAGACGACGGGGGCGCCGTCTAGCTTTAACCGCTTCGTTCCCAAGCCCTTCACCACCTCAGCCAAACCTTTCGCGCGGATGTTCGACAGTCCGAAATTCAACCACAATCTTCTGTCCAACGATAAACCTGAGATTGCACCAAAG GGTCCAACCTCCACTGCAGTAAAGCCTCAGATCCCCCCGCAGCCTCAGAACGCGGACCACGACAGCGGCGTGGACACCTTCACACGCACTGTGGATAACCGCCCCAAACACCAGCAGAATAACGTCAACGCCGTTCCCAAGGCCATCCCTGTGAG CCCGAGCGCCCTCGAAGACGACGAGGATGAAGACGAGGGTCACACTGTGGTCGCCACCGCTCGCGGCATCTTCAACAGTAACGGCGGCGTCCTGAGCTCCATCGAAACAGGTGTCAGCATAATTATCCCGCAGGGTGCCATCCCCGACGGAGTGGAGCAGGAGATCTACTTCAAGGTCTGCCGAGACAACAGCATCCTGCCGCCGCTCGACAAGGAGAAAG